The nucleotide window CCGCCCTTGCGGCCGAGGGGCCGGTTCATCGGGCCGCCGGTCTGCGGCGACTGGAACAGGCCGCCCCGTCCGGGGCCGCTGCGGCTTTCGTCATCCTGGTCATCCTCCTGATCGGCCCGCCGCCCGCTTTCGAGCCGCCCGCCGTCCTGCCGCCCGCCGTCCTGCCGGACCCGGCGTTCGGCCTGGCGCGAGGCGCGCAGGGCGGATTTCGCCGCCTCGCCGCCGCCGGTGTCTTCGGCACCCGCATCTTCGGCACCCGCGCCGCGCCGCGTGTCCTCGCCATCTTCGCCCGCGAAGGCGCCACCCGCGATGTCCCCGGGCCCGCCCCGTTCCGGCCCGCCCCGTTCTGGCCCGACCTGTTCCGGCCCCATCTGGCCCGGACTTCCCCCCGCCCCGAGGATCCCCGCGGCAGATCCCCCGAGGGGGGCCCTGGCCAGGGGCGGTGCGTCGGCGGCACGGGGTTTCATCAGGTTGATCAGGGATTTCGGTTTCATGTTCCGGACAACGGCTCTGGACGACGGAGGGAAATGGGGAAAGGGGCGGAATGCGTGGGCAGGTCTTTCGCGACGCGGCACAGCCTGATAGAAGCTCTCCGACTGATGGAAGGTCTCCGGCAGCGCCGCCTTCGGGCCTGGCCTCTCTCTACAGAAGGCGATGGGGTAAATCCAGTGCCGCAGGCCATCTGCGGACAACCGGGCGCGGATCGATGCGGGCATCACGATGACAACGAGCGAACATGAGCCGCCAAAGCGCCGGCGGGACAGCAACGCGCTGACCGCCCGCCGTTTCAGGACGCCGCGCACGATCGTGGCGCTGATGCTGCGCGAGATGTCGACCACCTACGGGCGGTCCCCCGGCGGCTATCTCTGGACGATCCTCGAACCCGTGGGCGGAATCGCGCTGTTCACCCTGGTCATGACCCTGGGGCTGCGCATCAGGACGCCGATGCTCGGGATCAACTTTCCGCTGTTCTATGCCACGGGCATCCTGACGCTGATGCTGTACCAGCGCGGCTCGGGTGTGGTGGCCTCGGCGATCACGTTTTCCAGCGCGCTGCTTTCCTACCCTGGCGTGACCTATCTCGACGCGATCCTGGCGCGGTTCTTCGTGAACCTGCTGACCTATCTGGTGATCAGCTACCTGGTGTTCGGGGGCATCCTGCTGCTGTTCGAGACGCGGGCCATACTGGACGTGCCGTCGATCATGCTTGCCCTGGGCCTGGCCGCGCTGCTGGGGCTGGGGGTGGGAAGCCTGAATGCCTATCTCTTTCCCACCTTCCCGCTGTGGGACACGGTCTGGGGCATCCTGACCTTTCCGCTGTTCCTGCTGTCGACGGTGATCTTCACCTATGAATCGCTGCCGCCCGACGGGCAGGCGATCCTGTGGTACAACCCGCTGGTGCACATCATCGGGATCATGCGCCGGGGTTTCTACCCGACCTATGACGCCGTCTGGGCCAGCCCGATGTATGTCGTGGGCTTTTCGCTGGTCTTCCTGGTCGCGGGGCTGTTCCTGCTGCGCCGCTATCACCGCGACATCATGAACCGCTAGGCCACCCCCCGCCCTGGCCCCCGCGCCGCAACCGCCGGGCCGCACTCCCGGGGCGCTTTCGGGCTGGACAGCGCGTCCCGCAATACGCTTAGAGTCCGGGACACGCCATGCAGGGGCGGCCACAGGGGAAATCCCGCGCAGGATCGAACGCCAAGAATGACACGACTGACCTGTATTACAACGACATACAACGACGGCCCGGCCTTGCTGACCAGCGTGCGCTCGGTCCTGGCGCAAGGCTTCCGGGATTTCGAATACATCATCGTCGATGACGGATCGGCCGACGACACCCCCGCCCTGCTGGCCACCCTCGACGATCCGCGCATCCGCGTCATCCGCCAGGCCAATGACGGACTGTCGGGGGCGCGCAACAAGGCGCTGGAACAGGCGCGCGGCGATTACGTCTGCTTTCTGGATGCCGACGACAGCCGCCCGAACTGGGCCTTCGCCGCGATGGCCGCGGTGATCGACCGCGACGCGCCAGACCTGATCCTGTGCCGGGGCATCCTGTCGGATGTCCGGGGCGATCTGGGGCCGTTCTACGACAGCGCCCGCTTCGCGCAGGTGGCGGCGCTCTGCCCTGCGGGCCTTGCCACCCGCGACAGCCCCGGGGCCGCCGCGATCTGGCCGCTGGCCCAGCGGATGGAGCCGCAATCGGCCAACAAGGCGGTGCGCCGCGATCTGCTGACCAGAACCGGCATCGGCTTTCCCGACACGCATTTCTTCGAGGACATCTACTTTCACACCAGCGTCCTTGCCGCCGCCGAACGGGTGTCGTTCCTGCACACCCCCTGCTTCACCTATTTCCGCCGCTATCTGCGGCCGCAGATCACCTCGACCGCGGGCGATCTGCGCTTCGACATCATCGCCGTGACCAGGCTGACGCTGGAAGGCTTTGCCCGCCGGCCGCAGTTCCACGACCCCGCGTACCGGGCGGCGGTGCTGGCCTCCTGTCTCAAGATCATGGAATGGTGCGGCGCCTCGATCGGACACGCGCATCGCGGGGCCTTCCGGCAGACGGCGCGGGCGATGCTGCGGATGATCGACCCTTTGTATCTGCATCTGCCGCCGCCGGGCACGGACGACGATCTGGCCCCCCTGCACCGCTATCTGGAGGGGCTGACCCATGCCGACTGACAGCCTGCCGCCAACCCTGACCCCGCCCGTCCCGACCCCGCCCGCGCTGGCCCTGCCCGAAGACCCGGCCCCCCCGGCAGACCTGACCCCGCTGGCCGATCCGGCCCCGGCCGGGGAGGCGCCGGATTTCGTGCCGCTGCCCGAAACCGTGGCGGTGGCGGCCTTCGGGCAAAGCCTGACGCTGGCCGCGCCGCAGGATGCCTTTCTGCGCGACGACACGCTGTGGCGGCTGCGCGAGATCTACGAACCGGCGCTGGCAACCCAGACCCTCGCGGCCGAAGGCGTGGCCCTCGACATCGGCGCGGGGTTCGGCGGCTTCGCGCTGCCCTTCGCCTGCGCCTTCCCCGGCTGGACCGTGTGGTGCTTCGAGCCCGAACCCGTGGCCTTCGCCCGGCTGAAGATCAACATCGACACGCTGGGGCTGCGGAACGTGCTGGCGCTGAACGTCGCCGTCGGGGGCGCGCAGGGCGCGGCCCCGGTGCCGGATGCGCTGGCGGCGGTGCAGGAGGCCCTGGGTGCTGTGGCGCAGACCCCGCAGGCCCCCGGGGCCATGGCGGCGCTGCTGGCGCTGTGTCCGGCGCAGGATTACCGCCGCCATCTTGACCTGCGCGGGGTGATCGAGCGGGGCGCGCCTGCGTCCGGCCTGTTCGAGCCCTGCCGCTTTCCCACCCTGCCCGCCGCGGCCCTTGCGGGGCTGGCGCCGCGCCTGCTGAAGCTGACCGCCCCCCATGCCGAGACCGCCATCCTGGAGGATCTGGCGCAGGCCCCGCTCGACCATGTGCTGGGCGAGCTGTGGACGCAGGTGCCCTCGCGTCTGGTGCATGGCACGACCCGTGGCCTGCGCCAGACCTGGCTGCCGGTGGCGGGCGTGCCGCTGTTGAAACTGCGGCGCAGTGCCGACCTGACCGGGCACCGCCCGGGGCTGGATGTGGTGGTGGCGATGTACAACGCGCGCGACTGGATCGTGGACTGTGTCGAGGGCATCCTGGCCGGACCGTCCGACGAGGTGCGTGTGCTGGTGGTCGATGACGGCTCGACCGATGGCGGCGGCGATCTGGTGGCGGCGGGCTATGACGGGCACCCCCGCGTCGCGCTGCACCGCAAGGCCAACGGCGGCTGCGCCTCGGCGCGCAACTACGGGCGGCTGATGTCGGATGCGGGCCACATCGCCTTTGTCGATGCCGATGACGTGCCGGGGCCGGGGCTCTATTCCGGCCTGCTGGACCTCGCGCGCTACACCGGGGCGGAGGTGGTGCAGGGCGGGTTCGAGACGCTGCATGACGACACCGGCGGCCTGCGGCATGACCCCTCCTACGAGGCGCAAGACCCCGAGTTTCTGGCCGCCCGGCGCCACGCCTTCGGCGGCGGCACCTGCTGCACCCTGCCCGCCGCCCTGCTGAGCATCGGTCAGCCGACGATCTGGCGCCGGGTCTACCGGCGCGACTATCTCGACAACCGCAAGATCTGGTTTCCCGAACACATCCGCGCCTTCGACGACCAGATCTTCCAGCTGCTGACGCTGCAACCCCTGCGCCATGTGCCGATGCTGGACCATGTGCATTACGGCTATCGCCAGCACCCGGGGCAGGACATCAAGCAGGGCGACGAGCGCAGCTTCTATTCGCTGGAAATGTATCGCCTGATGTTGAAGCGCGCGCTGTCCGAGGGCTGGAACGACACGGGCCCGCTGCTGCGGTCCTATGTCAACACGGTGAACTGGTGCTGGTCGGGCCTGCGCCCCGACCTGCGGCCGGTCTTCGTCAAGGCCGCGGCGGAACTGTGGGTCTGGATGCAGAAGGCGCTGGGGCCCGCGGCGTTCCGCGACCTGCCCGACAGCGAGATCCACCTGCCCGATTTCGGCCATTACACCGGGCGCCTTCACCGCCTGCTGCACGACATCGGCCCCTCGCATGGCTGGGCCTATCTCGACGCGATCGACATGCATGTGCCGATGCTGCGGGCCGCCCGCAAATGACCGCCGCCACGGGCCCGGCGACACCGGGGGGAAAGGGGGCACGATGAAGAAGCGGCTTTTCCTGCACATCGGCGCGCACAAGACCGCCACCACCTTCCTGCAAAGCAGCCTGGCGCGCAACGCGGCGGCGCTGGATGATCTGGGCATCCTCTATCCCCAGTCGGGACGGATCTATCAGGCGCATTTCCGGCTGAGCTGGGATCTGCGCAACCCCGGCCTGAAGGACCGCCCGCTGGAGGCGCTGGAACACTGGGCCGCGCTGTTCGCGGAAATCGACGCCGCCCCGCAGCCGGTGGTGGTGCTGAGCTGCGAGGAATTCGGGCTGGGCCTCGACCCCGCGCGGCTGGCGGTGCTGGCGACGCGCTACGAGGTCGCCGTGATCTTCTACCTGCGCAGCCCCGACAGCTATCTGGAAAGCTTCTACAACCAGTTCGTCAAGGATTTCGAGAACCGCGAGGCCCGCACGCTGGAACAGTACATGGCCGAGGAAACCCTGTTCTTCCTCGACACCATGAAGCTGCTGCGCCCGTGGAGCGAACTGTTCGGGGTGGGCGCCGTGCGCCTGCGGCTGTTCGGCGCGGCCCACCTGCCCGACGGCATCCTTGCCGATTTCCTGCGCACCCTCGGCTGCACCCGGCTGCCCGACTTCGCCCCGCCGGACCTGTCGATCCTGCACAAGGTGTCGCTGCCGCCCGACGCGCTGGATTACCTGCGGCTGTCCAACCCCTGGCTGACGCGGTCCGAGGGGCATCACGCCTTCGTGGTGCGGCTGGTGCAGATGGCGCAGGAAAATGCCGCCAGCCTGCAGCAGACCCGGGCGGGCCTTCTGTCGCTCAAGGCGCGCCAGACCCTGCGCCTTCGGTTCCGCGACACCAACTATCAGGCGGCCCGCACCTTTCTGGGCGCCGACCGCACGCCCTTCCCGCCGATGGAGGCACCCGCCCTGCCCGATTACGAGAGCCGCCTGCCCGAAGCGACCCCCGCGATCATGGGCCGGGTCGCCGCCCTGATCCGCAACATGGCCGAGGGTTGAAAGGGGCGGCTCAGGCCCCCGCCCCGGCCAGCCGGACCAGATAGGCGCCGTAGTCGTTCTTGCGGTAGTCTCCGGCGAGGGCCAGCAGCTGGTCGCGGCTGATCCAGCCCTTGCCGAAGGCGATTTCCTCGGGGCAGCCCGATTGCAGGCCCTGTCGGTCCTCCAGTGTGCGCACGAAATTGCCGGCGTCGAGCAGGCTGCCATGGGTGCCGGTGTCAAGCCAGGCATAGCCGCGCCCCATCTGCTGCACCGTCAGCAGGCCCGCCGCCAGATACATTTCCAAGAGGGTGGTGATCTCCAGCTCGCCCCGGGCCGAGGGGCGCACCTCGCGGGCCCGCGCCGGGGCGGTGCCGTCCAGGAAGTAAAGCCCGGTCACCGCGAAGTTCGACGGCGGCACCGCCGGTTTCTCGACGATCGCGACGGCGCGGCCATCGGGGCCAAAGGCCACCACGCCGTAGCGTTCGGGGTCGGCCACCCGGTAGCCGAACACCGTGCCGCCCGCCGTCTGGGCATCGGCGGCGTGCAGCAGTTCGGGCAGGCCGTGGCCGTAGAAGATGTTGTCGCCCAGCACCATCGCCGAGGGCGCGCCGCCCAGGAAATCCTCGGCCAGCAGATAGGCCTGCGCCAGACCGTCGGGCGAGGGCTGGGCGATGTAGGTGAACGCAAGCCCCCAGGCCGAGCCGTCGCCAAGCGCGCGGCGGAACTGGTCCTGATCCTGCGGGGTGGTGATGATGGCGATCTCGCGGATGCCCGCCAGCATCAGCACCGACAGCGGGTAATAGATCATCGGCTTGTCATAGATCGGCAGCAGCTGTTTCGAGACCGCCACGGTGATCGGGTAAAGCCGGGTGCCGGTCCCGCCGGCCAGGATGATGCCCTTGCGCGCTTTCATGCAATGTCTCCGATCTGGTCGAGCACCGCCCGCAGGCCCGCGCGCCAGTCGGGGCGGGCGATGCCATAAGCGGCGGCAAGCCCGGAACAGTCCAGCCGGGAATTGGCGGGGCGGCGGGCGGGGGTGGGGTAGGCGGCGGTGGCGATGTCGGTGACGGTGGTGGCCATGCCCGCCTGCGCGAAGATCTCGCGCGCGAAACCGGCCCAGGACACGTCGGGCGCGCCCGCGAAGTGATGGGTGCCCGGCCGGCCCTGCCCGGCATGGAAGGCGCGCGCCATCGTCAGCAGGGCGGCGGCCAGATCGGCGGCAGGCGTCGGCCCGCCGGTCTGGTCGGCCACCACGCCCAGCACGGGCCGCGCCGCGCCAAGCCGCAGCATGGTCCTGACGAAATTCGTGCCATGCGCCGAAAACACCCAGGAGGTGCGCAGGATGGCATGTGCCCCCCCGCCGCCCGCACCCCCGTCTCGCCCGCCAGTTTCGAGCGGCCGTAGGCGCCCAGCGGCGCGGGCGCGTCATCGGGCTGCCAAGGCCGGGTGCCGCTGCCGTCGAACACGTAATCGGTCGAGATGTGCAGGAAGGGCAGGCCCCGCGCCGCCGCCGCCCGCGCCATCGCGGCGGGGCTGGCGCCGTTGACCCGCATCGCCAGCGCCTCGTCGGTTTCGGCACGGTCCACCGCCGTGTAAGCGGCGGCGTTGATCACCACATCGGCCGCGGCCAGCCGGACCGCGGCGGCGCAGGCCCCGGGGTCGGCCAGATCGGCGTCGGCGCGGCCGAGGAAGGTCGCCCCCGGCCCCAGACGGCGCAGCTCGCAAGCCACCTGCCCGGTCTGGCCGAACACCAGCAGCCTCATGTCCCGCCCCCCAGCCGCCGGCCCACACCCTGACGGGCCTGCAACGGCTGCCACCACGCCGCGTTGTCGAGATACCATTGCACCGTGCGCTCCAGCCCCTGCTCCAGCGTGACCGAGGGGCGCCAGCCCAGTTCGGTGCGGATGCGGGTCGGGTCGATGGCATAGCGCGCGTCATGGCCGGGGCGGTCGGCCACGAAGGTGATCAGCCGGGCATGGGGCGCGTGATCCGGGCGCTTGCCGTCCAGGATGGCGCAGATCAGCCGCACGAGGTCGATGTTGCGCATCTCGTTTTCGCCGCCGATGTTGTAGGTCCGACCGACTTGGCCGCGGGCCAGCACGGTCAGCAGCGCGTCGGCGTGATCCTCGACATACAGCCAGTCACGCACGTTGGCGCCGGTGCCATAGACCGGGATCGGCTGCCCGGCCAGCGCCTTGAGGATCACCACCGGAATCAGCTTTTCGGGGAAGTGGTAGGGGCCGTAGTTGTTGGAACAGTTGGTCACCAGCACCGGCAGGCCGTAGGTCTCCGCCCAGGCCCGCACCAGATGGTCGGATGCCGCCTTTGACGCCGAATAGGGGCTGTTCGGCGCATAGGGCGTGGTTTCGCTGAAGGCCCCGACGGGCCCCAGCGAGCCATAGACCTCGTCGGTCGAGATGTGGTGAAAGCGGAAGGTGCCGGGCCGCCCCTGCCCTTCCCAG belongs to Paracoccaceae bacterium Fryx2 and includes:
- a CDS encoding FkbM family methyltransferase; this translates as MPTDSLPPTLTPPVPTPPALALPEDPAPPADLTPLADPAPAGEAPDFVPLPETVAVAAFGQSLTLAAPQDAFLRDDTLWRLREIYEPALATQTLAAEGVALDIGAGFGGFALPFACAFPGWTVWCFEPEPVAFARLKINIDTLGLRNVLALNVAVGGAQGAAPVPDALAAVQEALGAVAQTPQAPGAMAALLALCPAQDYRRHLDLRGVIERGAPASGLFEPCRFPTLPAAALAGLAPRLLKLTAPHAETAILEDLAQAPLDHVLGELWTQVPSRLVHGTTRGLRQTWLPVAGVPLLKLRRSADLTGHRPGLDVVVAMYNARDWIVDCVEGILAGPSDEVRVLVVDDGSTDGGGDLVAAGYDGHPRVALHRKANGGCASARNYGRLMSDAGHIAFVDADDVPGPGLYSGLLDLARYTGAEVVQGGFETLHDDTGGLRHDPSYEAQDPEFLAARRHAFGGGTCCTLPAALLSIGQPTIWRRVYRRDYLDNRKIWFPEHIRAFDDQIFQLLTLQPLRHVPMLDHVHYGYRQHPGQDIKQGDERSFYSLEMYRLMLKRALSEGWNDTGPLLRSYVNTVNWCWSGLRPDLRPVFVKAAAELWVWMQKALGPAAFRDLPDSEIHLPDFGHYTGRLHRLLHDIGPSHGWAYLDAIDMHVPMLRAARK
- the rfbA gene encoding glucose-1-phosphate thymidylyltransferase RfbA, which produces MKARKGIILAGGTGTRLYPITVAVSKQLLPIYDKPMIYYPLSVLMLAGIREIAIITTPQDQDQFRRALGDGSAWGLAFTYIAQPSPDGLAQAYLLAEDFLGGAPSAMVLGDNIFYGHGLPELLHAADAQTAGGTVFGYRVADPERYGVVAFGPDGRAVAIVEKPAVPPSNFAVTGLYFLDGTAPARAREVRPSARGELEITTLLEMYLAAGLLTVQQMGRGYAWLDTGTHGSLLDAGNFVRTLEDRQGLQSGCPEEIAFGKGWISRDQLLALAGDYRKNDYGAYLVRLAGAGA
- a CDS encoding glycosyltransferase family 2 protein, with translation MTRLTCITTTYNDGPALLTSVRSVLAQGFRDFEYIIVDDGSADDTPALLATLDDPRIRVIRQANDGLSGARNKALEQARGDYVCFLDADDSRPNWAFAAMAAVIDRDAPDLILCRGILSDVRGDLGPFYDSARFAQVAALCPAGLATRDSPGAAAIWPLAQRMEPQSANKAVRRDLLTRTGIGFPDTHFFEDIYFHTSVLAAAERVSFLHTPCFTYFRRYLRPQITSTAGDLRFDIIAVTRLTLEGFARRPQFHDPAYRAAVLASCLKIMEWCGASIGHAHRGAFRQTARAMLRMIDPLYLHLPPPGTDDDLAPLHRYLEGLTHAD
- a CDS encoding ABC transporter permease — encoded protein: MTTSEHEPPKRRRDSNALTARRFRTPRTIVALMLREMSTTYGRSPGGYLWTILEPVGGIALFTLVMTLGLRIRTPMLGINFPLFYATGILTLMLYQRGSGVVASAITFSSALLSYPGVTYLDAILARFFVNLLTYLVISYLVFGGILLLFETRAILDVPSIMLALGLAALLGLGVGSLNAYLFPTFPLWDTVWGILTFPLFLLSTVIFTYESLPPDGQAILWYNPLVHIIGIMRRGFYPTYDAVWASPMYVVGFSLVFLVAGLFLLRRYHRDIMNR
- the rfbB gene encoding dTDP-glucose 4,6-dehydratase, translating into MKILVTGGAGFIGSAVVRQAVAAGHRVVNVDCLTYAACLANVAPVAENPAYAFERADIRDAAAMARIFAAHAPDAVMHLAAESHVDRSIDGPGAFIDTNITGTYTLLQAARGYWEGQGRPGTFRFHHISTDEVYGSLGPVGAFSETTPYAPNSPYSASKAASDHLVRAWAETYGLPVLVTNCSNNYGPYHFPEKLIPVVILKALAGQPIPVYGTGANVRDWLYVEDHADALLTVLARGQVGRTYNIGGENEMRNIDLVRLICAILDGKRPDHAPHARLITFVADRPGHDARYAIDPTRIRTELGWRPSVTLEQGLERTVQWYLDNAAWWQPLQARQGVGRRLGGGT